The sequence atgctcataaacataaaagacaaAAGAAATGAAATAACAAATAGGAGAAGAGGacaaagatgcaataacaataaatgacaaggaaaagtaattgaaaacaagaattaaaaatagaaatgacaaaaaattaaactaagtagtcctaattctagagagaagggggagcttctctctctagaaaaactaaacaaaacatgtaaAAAGCTAaacctaagtgctcccccttcattcttcttcactttggcttgaaatagcttcataaatgagttggattgggctttgGAAGCCCAAAGACGGTGGACGCTACGGTGGTTCACGGTGGTGGTTTGGCCGGGAGAGGAGGCGCGAGGATAACGTCGCGATGGCACTGAGCTTGGTGGAAGCTAGAAGAAGGAAAGGGGAAGAGAAGGGGGCGCGGTGGTGTGGGTTATCGCCGGCGATTATGGATGAAGGGGGGCTGTGGTGTCGCGGCTGAGGTGGCGCGGAGGAGCGGAGAGCACGCAAAGGGGGCTCTGCGGCGCTACTTGTAGCGCGAAGAGGAGGGCCGGGATGCCAGACAGGACGCGGCGGCGCGGTTGGGTAACAGGGCTGCGAAAACGGAAGGCGACGGTGGTGCTGGGCTCGCGGAGCTGCGGGCGGAGAAGGGTGTGAACGGGAAACggggaagagaaagagaagaatagGTGAGGTTGCCGGCGGCTGCGAGCTCGCCGCGGCAGTTGTGAGCGAAGGTGGGTGATTGACGAGAAAGAGCTGGTGATGATGGTGAAGAAGATGATGGTAGGGAGGTTGTGACTCAGAGAAGAGGAAAAGACAACAGAAGGGGAGAGGAGGGGGATGCGGACGCACGAACTGTGCGGGTGCTCCCAACATAAGGGGGATTTGGGAATGAAAGAGAGCAAAAGATGTAAATAGTAAGGAATTAAATAaacggatttggatcctctaaagtttggatttcactttagagaggaaagtgtgatttctcaccattgatttcataggtgggaccaagaataaatatgaaagagaaactattcaaaagtagaagatcacactttactctctaaagtgaaattcaaactttagaggatctgAATCCTAAATAAACATGTAAGAAATTAAAGTCAAAATAAtcaaagtcaaagcaataaaactttAAATGTAAGAAATTTTTTGATAAGTAATTGCGAATTAAGGTTATTTAttctagccattgaccacaaacgcATGATGATTATAAAGAGTtaatcctatttagtcaactctacatcgaggataagtcaaataagcATAGTTGATTCCAATTCATAAGTTCTAAATCAACACTatggggtcacttagagtcaagagaaaccaaatcaattaactactctaatatatcaaacaagaatgaacatcaatgactcaaggaacaCCAAAATTCACAATTCCAAGTCAAGAGTGAGAAAAAGCTATGTAAAAACTAAGTtaagtatttcatcaaacacttggtatgcataaaaataaaataacattaaattgcaataaaataaattctaaaattacaaaagcaagaaaatagcaataacaactaaagaaagcaataaagacatggaaacatagatttcattaaatgtaaattaaaataacaaagtatgctcataaacataaaagacaaAAGAAATGAAATAACAAATAGGAGAAGAGGacaaagatgcaataacaataaatgacaaggaaaagtaattgaaaacaagaattaaaaatagaaatgacaaaaaattaaactaagtagtcctaattctagagagaagggggagcttctctctctagaaaaactaaacaaaacatgtaaAAAGCTAaacctaagtgctcccccttcattcttcttcactttggcttgaaatagcttcataaatgagttggattgggctttggaagcccaaaaatcgcccccagagATTTGCAATTAATGACCTCACGTGCATgcagtcgtgcgtacgcacagttgcGCAAAATTCTCATCGTGCGTATGCACGACATTTGGTGCGTATGCATCCTTGCATGAAGTCaccgttgtgcgtacgcacagcagcAACTTCCAAATTccattttcttcatgatttctcccatTTTGGAtgctccttcttctcttcttcaacccaaacttgccttgaaaacctgaaatcacttgacaaatacatcaaggcaccaaatgggattaaagtgaataaaatttagcaataaaaaagtttaaagagcatgttttcactttcaagcacaaattaggaagacatcatgaaactatgctatttcaatggatatatgaaagaaaagtcaatgaaatccacctaattaaagcaaataaataccatgaaatgtggattcatcagtaCTCTACTGCAGCAGAGATAACTTTAATTAATACCTTCTTTTCTTTCTGCTCTACTGTGGCAGATATTCATTAAAATCCTTTCAGTCACTGCTCTCTACTCTTCTGTAGCAGAGATCCTTTTACTTAATACATCCTTCTCGTCACTGCTCTATACTCTTCTGTGGTAGAGATCCTTTTACTTAACACATCcttctctttttgttctttttcttttcttttctttctcatctttctctcttattttcttacttcttttctttctctcttcttttcttcaatcTTTTAATTCTTTATCGTAATTCAACTTCGCATTCTTCTCTTACCTTTTCCTAGTGTCTTATGAAAAAGAATCATAAAATTTCTAGATTATCTGTGTCCTCTTAATTTTTTAAGAGTTCTTCTGTTTGCTCTTCTCTAACTTAAATATTCTTAATAAAATGATAACAATAATCtaaataagataatttaaatggtaaataatatatatatatcttttcttaaaacttagtttataaaaccttatttttaaacttttattaattactttctaaatcacaaactttttaatattctatttttaactttaatattttataaaattatatttgaaccttcacttattttcatatttataaaaataactcAGAACTTATATGAAATACCTATTTATTCCTGAATTTTATTTATCACCCAAAATACTCAAAAATAActtcaatttttattaaattactatttcaatctcaaatataaattttatttcccTGATTATAACTTTACCAAAGGACTGAATCCTATTTCCAAAATTCTTCAAGTTTTTAGCTTGAGTTTTAAGTCCGTTTTTTAAGCTTTACTATTACTGATTTTTCACCGCTTTTCATTTAATCTCTCCGCCATCAAACCTCatcaatttaatcaataattatCATTCACACAAGCCCCAAAATTATCAAAATAACTCTATTTGGGCTGTTCTTTATGGCCGAACCGTAATTCACAAGCAACAATACACTACAAGGGAACCGGAAAATAGCGGCGGTTCTTGGAGTGatttgcggcggttttaaaccgccgcgaAACGGGATTCTAACGGTTCGTTAAGCGTCGCCTATTAGAGGGTGGTTATATGATTTTGCGGCGGTTCTCAGGAACCGCTGGCACAATCGCCGCAAAATCCAAGATTAGCGTCGCAATGTTTAGCGGGGGTTTAAAACCGCCGCGATCTGGAAATCTGTAGTCGACACGAAATGTTCGGCGGTTTCAAACCGCCGCCGTTTAATGGCCACGGTTTAAAGACTAATGCATTTACCGGCGGTTTGAAAACGTCGCGGTTTAACGGCCAATGTTTTTTGAAATGTAATTGGCGGCGGTTGTTAAACCGCCGCTATCTCCTAACCCGAATTTTCAAATTCCTAACGGCTAGTTCGCAACCGCCACTATTTTTCAGTTATATGGCCGCAAAAATACTGTTCTGTACACTGGCAATCACGCTTTTTCTTATTTCAATGTacattttttttcgttttttttaattattcttaatattagtaagttaaattatttaaaatcccGAAAAATAAATTACAGGGTAAACGACAATAGCAAAACCATTaacttaattaatataattatccgAATATCAACAAAGTGTACTCCTTACTAAGAGTTGCATAATCAACAAAATAAAAGTGTATATCTAAAAGAAGAAAAGGTTCCACAATCCTAAGAACTACTTTCTAATCTGTCCCTCCAACGCACTCATCCATGTGGCGACGTCTGATGGCAGCTCCctaccttgcccttgaagtagacATATCAAAGCACTCTCCATTGCCTGCATCCTGCCCTTCCCAgctgctacttcatcctccactgccttccttttcaatttttctgCTGCCAACTCTGCTTGCAGTTCAAGCAGCCCCCTTTGGGTCTCCTCCCTTTCAAAACTATTGCTCGGCTGATGGGAATTCATACCAAAGACTTGACTAGAAGTCGGTCCCAACCCCATGCCACGCACCCTACCCGGGCGCTCTTTTCCGAGAGCTTGAGCAAGCGAATCATTCTGGGATAACAGTCTAGAAGATTCATTGCCTTGCTCAATAGCCTCAATTCTTTCCTACACACATAGATAAGCAATTAAGAGCATTTATTAGCTAGTCGCTAACCGCACAGACttccaataaaatttaaaaaactaaaaacacattCCTTACTCCAATAGCGCGAGCCGCATCATGGATATAGGAGCCATCATCTCTTTTGTGCGTTAAGAGATACAACTCTCCTCTACTAACTCTCCTCCTTTGTCGTTCCGACTGTACCAATAATGACGACAAAGTGAATAAGGTAGAGGAACAGATAATTCTAAAACATTCTCAAAATTAGATTACCTCTTCTTCTCCGAGCCTTGCCAAGCTTTTTGATCCGCCGGTGTGGGTGTAAAGCTGCTTTGATCGATTCTCGACATTTTTCTTACACTTCTCCTGTCATGCCATCAAATTAAGAGTTACTAGACACTAGTTCTAACGAACTAAATGTAACATAAATAGACTTTGTCTGATATGAAACTAAAACTATATTACCTGTGTCTCTTCGCTATTGCGATAATCGAGAAACTTTCTCCAATGTTCCGCAGTaattccatctgggcggttttcAATATTTGCTGCAAGTGAAAGTTCTGCGTCATAGTAGTGATGGTATAATCTGCTTCTCGTTTCCTTCCAAGCCCTTCCCAGCATCTTGAATATTACAGACTTTATAATTCCTCtactatcttcttcaaaatgGAACATTTCCTGAAACATTAGAATTAAGCTGTGAGTAGTGTTCAAAGTATGAGTTTGGAATGGTACgaagaaataaaaataacattttaccTTTACTATTTCATTATAGACCTTCTCCCTGGTGTGAACCTTTCTCCAGTCCCTCTCGCCGATTGGGAATTTGGTGTAGTCAGATCCTAGCAGTCCCATAACGCCGCTCAGTAAATCTGCTTCATCCCCAACTGGTTGCAGTGCACTGTTAAACCTGAGTACAACCTTTCTTCCGTTAGGTGGCTTCATAGCTTCCTTCACACTCAGTTTGACCTGTTTGATTGTGCCATCGGATTctgtaaaaaatattaattattagttAGCTACCATTGGAGTCAAGCTGCGAATAAATTATAGAAAAAATGGGACAATAAAAAGTAGAATTAAATAAGTTCTCTTATACCAATTGTCTTAACATCCCAAAATTCTGTGGTCTTGCGTCCCTTGCGCTTCTGAGCATCCTGTGCAGCTAAAAGGTTATCAACATGTTGGTCAAAAGAATCTACCTCATCTGCCTCGGCGTCCGGCTCCGAGTTTTCAACATCATTCATGGAAGCCTGTGGAGCAGGCAGTGGTTTGGTTCGGGGTGGACGAAAGGGGCGTAAAGACGAGGATGTGGGGGCACTACTGCCACTGGGCGGCGGAATTGGGCAGTCCGCTCTCTGCGAAGTTGAAGTCGCATGACCTCCCACTTGAGGTTGCTGACATGCTGTGTCTACACAGGCTTTCTTCGTGAAACGACTTACCCGAGACATCTTTCCCAACTGCATTCGAATTATAACGAAGTAATAACAATTAATGTGTacataataatataaattaacaTGCAAAAAGGACACCGGCATACCCCAGTTACATGAGTACATGAGTACATGAGTTGAGATTAGCATGTTAACAAAGAAATCAAATATGTGGGGcataaaaaaattgatatattCACAATTTATTCAATTATTTATGTTAAATATAATTAATCATGTATCATTTTTATTAACCCGAATATAACAATTAATATGTACATCATAATATAAATTATCAGAGGTCCCAACTGCATTCGAAAAATACGAGAGTACATGAGTTTGTCAATTAAAAGAGTATATTAACAAGGAAATCAAATATGTTAGACATAAAACTAATATTGACGTACTTCCAATTTCTCTATAATGCCTAGAACCATAAGAATGTGGTGTATTATTGGAATAGAATTGCAAAAATGTCTAACTATTAGATTAGTACACATAAAATTCGGGTTCTTCCAAACGTACTCAAAATAGTACAATAATACTACtcaatttaaaatagaaaatagcaCTTCAATGTGGAATTGCAGCAAATTCTTGAAGaagcttaattaattaatcatattaaaagaaaataaatctaACTAGACATTGCAACGTATGAATGTAAAAGGGACACTTATTCGCATGGTGCAGGGCGGCTCTTCATTAACGAGAGAAATTATGAAAAACTAATAACCGGGGGTGAGAGAGAATCAGAAAGGATATCATTAGCCAAGACGAGAGTAAGATTAtgctgtttctttaattttgtttttggtGCCTAAACGTCTCTCATTACTTGACacttattaattaattagtaattaGTAATCCTAATATATAAGCAGAGTAtttgttaattaaatatataatataataaatgtACGTCGTAGATAACTATTATTATTAGGATCAGCAATAGCATGCTTAAAACGAAGATAATGACAGATTAAAAAAAGAGAACTTTGAATTGAAGGTGAGTTAGAGCATGGAAGGATGCGGTTGGAGAATGAAATTAGTAGTATGTTAGAGCATAATAATATCCAGGATTAATCGTGCTTACCTCCAGCGGGATGACTGGTTTGAGGGTAAGAGAGGAATCACCGGGGATCGGACAGCGAGGGAAGGGCCTCCAGGACGCTGGCACACCGCAGAGACGGACGTGGAGGAGAGGTACTGGACGAAGCAAGCTCCAATAAGGATTATTGGTATTaggaaaaaaataaggatttaaggAGCGGTGGCttatctaatttaaaatttaagtttgtATTTTTCggttttttgtatcttttttaaAAGTCTTAGTAGGTATGGAAgaaaaaattacaattaaaaaataaatacttaACGATTATATTAGTTTGTTATCTATATATTTATAAACAaatatttatgttaattttattctccgagctcattaggtctatttttttaattttataatagacGCTAATAGTTTTTGTTTACTCTCTTCAATTCATACATTAATATCAAATGTTGTTTTGTTTACTCTCTTCAATTCATACATTAATATTATCATTTGCATATCGCTACTAATAAAATATTCAGTATATATGACTTATTTGTTTATATATCATACCGATAGATTAATTAATTCCATAAACTGGAATAATATATATgctttttataaatttatattttattcttcATCGTTCCTAttatgaaattaattttttttaaaatttaaattaataaaaaaaataatataaatagttatatttttaaCACTCATTTTCAAACAAATGCCTTTTTtagatttatttaattttttatagtttttctgtttttatttgttttatgttattttttatttttaaaatttattaaagatCGATTTCTAAATTATTTAGATATAAAATTCTAATATCATATCATAATATTAtttctttcaaaatttaaactaataaaaaaaacataaatacttAACGAACAAATTATTGTGTTctgtatatattaatttttaagaagTATTCGAGACTATTTTGGTTACATATTTGAAGTAATCTATTgtgttcttcttctctcttttttttacttttatatttattaatcatGAGTAGTGTAAACTTGAGCAGATGATGAAGTAAGTGAATTGATAAGAAAGGCCTATTAGCTATTTCAAGAAGCTATTCAAATCGAGCTTTTTACTTTTGCTGAATATAATATTCTGACTAGTAAAACTAAGAAATTGATAAATGTTTCACGTATTGGAGTCAATGATTCTCCAGCTTTCAAGAAAATCATTGATGAATTATATGTGTCTTTGGAATCACCGTTCGTATATAAAAAATGTTTACTATCAAATCATTAAACATTTTTAAATAACTCTGTGctcatttaatattttaatttcccctgcttcatatattattattatttcatttaTGTTTATTCAGTGAGATGAAGGAGAAAAGAGGCAGACATATACCGTTGATTATATTGATTCAATCAAAatgtttatcaaaattaaataaaatattgttAACAATATAACTATTCTGTTGTCTTTTTCTAcaagttaaaaattttggaaaaaaaattttatgacATGATATCAAAACTCCATATCTAAAAGGTCTAGAATTTGATCACTGGTAAATTTCAAAGTGAAAAAcataaattagataaaaaataaaataagataaacaataaaataaaaaaataaatttatgcaTGCAAAACTTAAATAAATCTAATGTTAGATATATAGTAATTTGAGATTAATCTATTCCAAATTCATTATCATTTCATCGAATTCAATAGGCAAATGAATAATCACAAATAGTCACTTTGTTCAGTTCAGTCCTAATATTTTGTGAGATAAGGCAGACTAATAATAAAGAGAGCAGTCAGCAAATATCATTCTCCTCTGGAGTTTTATTGAGGTCAAAGGTTACGATGGAAGGTTGGTGTCCTTTAGAGACAACCTCATCAGAACTATCTGGCGCAACGTCATCTTCGAGCATTGAATCTTGAACTACCTCGCCAGTCTCTTCCGAAACTTCTAGAATCTTTTCCCGAGACAAACCTGACGGATACACCAAAAGCAAACAAGTTATTAGAAGTCACAAATTTTACAAAAAACAAAGCACAAAATAGCGCCATGTTATAAACTGCTGGTTTGGCTTACGTTCCCATAGTTTCGTAAGACGTCTTTCTATAAGAGTGAATTCCTC is a genomic window of Arachis ipaensis cultivar K30076 chromosome B06, Araip1.1, whole genome shotgun sequence containing:
- the LOC107646777 gene encoding uncharacterized protein LOC107646777 codes for the protein MSRVSRFTKKACVDTACQQPQVGGHATSTSQRADCPIPPPSGSSAPTSSSLRPFRPPRTKPLPAPQASMNDVENSEPDAEADEVDSFDQHVDNLLAAQDAQKRKGRKTTEFWDVKTIESDGTIKQVKLSVKEAMKPPNGRKVVLRFNSALQPVGDEADLLSGVMGLLGSDYTKFPIGERDWRKVHTREKVYNEIVKEMFHFEEDSRGIIKSVIFKMLGRAWKETRSRLYHHYYDAELSLAANIENRPDGITAEHWRKFLDYRNSEETQEKCKKNVENRSKQLYTHTGGSKSLARLGEEESERQRRRVSRGELYLLTHKRDDGSYIHDAARAIGERIEAIEQGNESSRLLSQNDSLAQALGKERPGRVRGMGLGPTSSQVFGMNSHQPSNSFEREETQRGLLELQAELAAEKLKRKAVEDEVAAGKGRMQAMESALICLLQGQGRELPSDVATWMSALEGQIRK